One part of the Bdellovibrio sp. KM01 genome encodes these proteins:
- a CDS encoding ATP-binding protein encodes MKALSRAVLDNIELDFCRRSKAAAVGFMVVFTILLIKPVATTPSFYVWHQLAAGLALGCSTLRLIIGIIVSRDGLKALHKWAGLHGVLILISSTCLGILCSMGFWDPQNPDSKIFVTSFLVSAIMAGSATSLSLSPRISAYFLIWVGVIPGLCLAFSNHQGDLPYGVWTIFVFTFVVYVYGNSREFYQSMVTRYETEEALTIEKQNLTLAIQQLENTQDELLNQKSRAEYSAKLASLGEMAGGIAHEINTPLNVILLSAEQQMELLEDSQMDRETMKASIEKVQSTTNRIATIVRGLRTFARDGAKDPIEAIPVQTLIDNTLSLCYEKFKLANVDLRLPPPTNLILHCRPVQISQVMLNLLNNSFEAIRDLPQKWIAIDVLDLGDQIEIRITDSGEGIDPVIQAEIFRPFYTTKEIGKGTGLGLSISRGLIEAHHGQLYVDTDHQHTSFVIRLPK; translated from the coding sequence ATGAAAGCTCTGAGTCGTGCCGTACTGGATAATATTGAACTGGATTTTTGCCGTCGTAGTAAAGCGGCAGCAGTCGGCTTTATGGTGGTTTTTACGATTTTATTAATCAAACCCGTCGCCACCACTCCTTCTTTTTATGTTTGGCATCAGTTGGCGGCAGGGCTTGCTCTGGGCTGCAGCACACTGCGCTTGATTATTGGTATCATCGTGAGCCGTGATGGCTTGAAAGCACTTCATAAATGGGCGGGGCTTCATGGTGTTCTGATTCTAATCAGTTCCACTTGTTTGGGGATTCTTTGTTCGATGGGGTTTTGGGATCCGCAAAATCCCGACTCAAAGATCTTTGTCACAAGCTTTCTGGTCAGTGCGATCATGGCGGGGTCTGCGACCTCCCTTTCTTTAAGTCCGCGCATTTCGGCTTACTTCTTAATTTGGGTTGGAGTCATTCCGGGGTTGTGCCTGGCGTTTTCAAACCATCAGGGTGATCTACCGTACGGCGTTTGGACTATTTTCGTCTTTACGTTTGTAGTCTACGTTTACGGAAACTCTCGTGAATTTTACCAAAGTATGGTGACACGGTATGAAACCGAGGAAGCGCTTACTATTGAAAAACAAAATCTGACCTTGGCAATTCAACAATTGGAAAATACCCAAGACGAATTGTTAAATCAAAAGTCTCGTGCCGAATACTCTGCCAAGCTTGCCTCTTTGGGTGAGATGGCCGGGGGGATTGCCCACGAAATCAATACGCCTTTGAATGTGATTTTGCTTTCCGCGGAACAGCAGATGGAGCTTTTGGAGGACAGTCAAATGGATCGTGAGACCATGAAGGCTTCGATTGAAAAAGTTCAATCCACAACAAATCGTATTGCAACCATCGTCCGCGGTCTTCGTACTTTTGCTCGTGATGGTGCAAAGGATCCGATTGAAGCGATTCCGGTGCAAACCCTTATCGATAACACGCTCTCACTTTGCTATGAGAAGTTTAAACTAGCGAATGTGGATCTGCGATTACCCCCGCCAACGAATTTAATTTTGCACTGCCGCCCGGTGCAGATCTCTCAGGTGATGCTGAATCTTTTGAACAATTCTTTTGAGGCCATTCGTGATTTGCCTCAAAAATGGATCGCCATTGACGTGCTTGATTTGGGCGACCAAATTGAAATTCGCATCACTGATAGTGGCGAGGGGATTGATCCGGTGATTCAGGCTGAAATTTTTAGACCTTTTTATACAACCAAAGAAATTGGTAAGGGGACGGGATTGGGTTTAAGTATTTCCCGAGGCTTGATTGAGGCGCACCACGGGCAGCTTTATGTCGATACCGACCACCAGCACACGTCTTTCGTGATTCGACTTCCCAAATAG
- the ftsH gene encoding ATP-dependent zinc metalloprotease FtsH, translating to MRSTQKTLALWFFLIIMAVFLFQAYESKHQRLIGEFNYSKFTEAVKAKEVASVTFRQETSEIIGEMKPDFEKKYNGTHFQIVGNTQDEGFKFLEANGITPNYERADNGGFFQSLIVNWLPLILIVAMFLFIMRQIQVGGGKAMSFGKSRARLLTEHKNRVTFKEVAGVDEAKDDLQEIVSFLKDPKKYTKLGGRIPKGVLLVGSPGTGKTLLARAVAGEAGVPFFTISGSDFVEMFVGVGASRVRDLFEQGKKNAPCLIFIDEIDAVGRHRGAGMGGGHDEREQTLNQLLVEMDGFESSEGVIMIAATNRPDVLDPALLRPGRFDRRVVVNKPDLKGREQILGVHTRKTPLGPDVDISKIARGTPGFSGADLENLVNEAALVAARTDKKYLEMEDFEKAKDKVIMGSERRSMVISDEDKKVTAYHEAGHTLVNRKLAGLDPIHKVTIIPRGMALGVTQTLPEKESVSLSKSTAENMIAFLFGGRAAEEVIFKDVTTGAGNDIERATSIARRMVCEWGMSKLGPLAFEKSGGEVFLGMQYGHQAHKEYSEAKAEEIDAEVSKIINTGYATAVRILTENKQALESITQALIEYETIDGHEVDMMINGAAVSEIEKYRNNRRDTNLALAAASGVGKKDDSSGSDPVGNTGPVTI from the coding sequence ATGCGATCTACACAGAAAACGCTAGCCTTATGGTTTTTCCTGATCATCATGGCTGTATTTTTGTTTCAAGCCTATGAGAGCAAACACCAAAGACTGATTGGCGAGTTTAATTATTCTAAATTTACAGAAGCGGTCAAAGCTAAAGAAGTAGCTTCCGTAACTTTCCGTCAAGAGACCAGTGAAATCATCGGTGAGATGAAACCTGACTTTGAGAAAAAGTACAACGGTACTCATTTCCAAATCGTCGGTAACACCCAAGATGAAGGTTTCAAATTCTTGGAAGCAAACGGTATTACGCCAAATTACGAGCGTGCTGATAACGGAGGCTTTTTCCAATCATTGATCGTGAACTGGTTGCCATTGATTTTGATCGTGGCGATGTTCTTGTTTATCATGCGCCAGATTCAAGTCGGCGGTGGTAAGGCGATGTCTTTCGGTAAATCCCGTGCGCGTCTTTTAACTGAGCACAAAAATCGTGTGACGTTCAAAGAAGTGGCCGGCGTTGATGAAGCAAAAGACGATCTGCAAGAGATCGTAAGCTTCCTGAAGGATCCTAAGAAATATACAAAACTGGGTGGCCGTATTCCAAAGGGTGTTCTTTTGGTGGGTTCTCCGGGTACGGGTAAAACCTTGCTTGCACGCGCCGTAGCGGGTGAAGCAGGCGTTCCGTTCTTTACCATCTCTGGTTCTGACTTCGTAGAGATGTTCGTGGGTGTGGGTGCTTCCCGTGTTCGTGACTTGTTTGAACAAGGTAAAAAGAATGCTCCTTGCTTGATCTTTATCGACGAGATCGATGCCGTAGGTCGCCATCGTGGTGCCGGCATGGGTGGTGGTCATGACGAGCGTGAGCAAACTCTGAATCAGCTTTTGGTTGAGATGGATGGTTTTGAATCATCTGAAGGTGTCATCATGATCGCAGCGACGAATCGTCCTGACGTTCTTGATCCAGCGTTGTTGCGTCCAGGTCGTTTCGACCGTCGTGTTGTTGTAAATAAACCTGACCTTAAAGGTCGTGAGCAAATCTTGGGCGTTCATACGCGTAAGACTCCGCTTGGACCTGACGTTGATATTTCTAAAATCGCTCGTGGTACTCCGGGCTTCTCGGGCGCCGACCTTGAGAACCTTGTGAATGAAGCAGCTCTTGTGGCGGCTCGTACAGACAAAAAGTATCTTGAGATGGAAGACTTCGAAAAAGCAAAAGACAAAGTGATCATGGGTTCTGAAAGAAGATCTATGGTTATCTCTGATGAAGACAAAAAAGTAACTGCTTACCATGAAGCGGGTCATACGCTGGTAAATAGAAAACTGGCGGGCTTGGATCCGATCCATAAAGTGACGATCATCCCTCGTGGTATGGCTTTGGGTGTTACTCAAACGCTTCCAGAAAAAGAATCAGTGTCTTTGTCGAAATCAACTGCCGAGAACATGATTGCCTTCTTGTTCGGTGGTCGTGCGGCAGAAGAAGTGATCTTTAAGGATGTAACGACGGGCGCGGGTAACGATATCGAACGCGCCACTTCAATCGCTCGCCGCATGGTTTGCGAATGGGGTATGTCGAAGTTGGGACCTTTGGCGTTTGAAAAATCAGGCGGCGAAGTGTTCTTGGGTATGCAATACGGTCATCAAGCCCACAAAGAATACTCTGAAGCGAAAGCCGAAGAGATCGATGCGGAAGTTTCAAAAATCATCAATACAGGTTATGCCACTGCGGTTCGTATCCTGACTGAGAACAAACAAGCTCTTGAGTCTATCACTCAAGCCTTGATTGAATATGAAACA
- a CDS encoding type II toxin-antitoxin system RatA family toxin — MAKASTTEVFNCTPEQFFKIISDYEKYHEFLAEVKQCKVLKTEGNRKLVEYNVAVVKTFKYALWMTETPPTGITWEFASGDMFKTSVGSWKLQDEAGKTRATYTVEATFNMFVPGPIANALVSVNLPNMMSSYHKRVKQLYGV, encoded by the coding sequence ATGGCAAAAGCATCAACCACAGAAGTTTTCAACTGCACCCCTGAGCAATTTTTTAAAATCATCTCTGACTATGAAAAATACCATGAGTTTTTGGCAGAGGTTAAACAATGCAAAGTCCTAAAAACTGAAGGCAATCGTAAACTCGTTGAATACAACGTAGCGGTCGTTAAAACCTTCAAGTACGCATTGTGGATGACGGAAACTCCGCCCACGGGCATCACTTGGGAGTTTGCTTCTGGTGATATGTTTAAAACATCTGTGGGCTCTTGGAAACTTCAAGATGAGGCTGGGAAAACTCGCGCCACCTACACCGTTGAAGCGACCTTCAACATGTTTGTTCCAGGTCCCATTGCCAATGCTTTGGTGAGCGTAAACTTGCCGAACATGATGAGCTCTTATCACAAACGAGTGAAACAATTGTATGGCGTCTGA
- a CDS encoding aldehyde dehydrogenase family protein: MASFSTVNPATGEQLSKFDHVTWDQAELMILDAKKDFEKWRKYSFAERSKALHNLAASLRKHSDDLALQMHMEMGKLIPEGKAEVEKCAVTCEYYAKEAAGMLANQKSASPYNDAEVSFSPMGVIFSVMPWNFPLWQVIRFAAPSLMAGNVIILKHADLTAGVAEKIGKIFKDLTSEITLLRNCQVDHAVAEKIIAHPMVRGITFTGSTEGGRAVATTAAKNLKKIVLELGGSDAYIVLEDADIYKAAKACAKTRLQNCGQSCVAGKRFIVVEKVLQEFLSAMEHEMKILPLAPLASKRFQDTIITQVEKLKSWGGKVVFGGTAPQGPGAFYPASMVLFEKNNSQVHHEEVFGPVALVFVAKDADEAMAIANSSPYGLGGGIFTRDLQKGKELVEKEMEAGFVVVNDFVKSDPRIPFGGVKDSGYGRELGHFGIMEFVNIKTVGVGAVE, translated from the coding sequence ATGGCATCTTTCTCTACGGTTAATCCGGCAACAGGCGAGCAGCTTTCAAAATTTGATCACGTCACTTGGGATCAGGCCGAGTTGATGATTCTTGATGCTAAGAAAGATTTTGAAAAATGGCGTAAATATTCTTTCGCAGAGCGCTCGAAAGCCCTTCATAATCTTGCTGCAAGTCTTCGTAAACACAGTGATGATCTGGCTTTGCAGATGCATATGGAAATGGGAAAGTTGATTCCCGAAGGCAAAGCTGAAGTTGAAAAATGCGCTGTCACCTGCGAGTACTATGCAAAAGAAGCGGCCGGAATGCTGGCCAATCAAAAAAGTGCCTCCCCCTATAATGATGCCGAAGTCAGCTTTTCCCCAATGGGCGTCATTTTCAGCGTCATGCCATGGAATTTCCCTCTGTGGCAGGTGATTCGTTTTGCGGCTCCGTCTTTGATGGCGGGGAATGTGATTATTTTAAAACATGCAGACTTAACGGCGGGTGTAGCTGAAAAAATCGGAAAGATCTTTAAAGACCTGACCTCGGAGATCACTCTTTTGCGCAATTGCCAGGTGGATCACGCTGTCGCTGAAAAAATCATCGCTCACCCCATGGTTCGAGGAATCACCTTTACGGGAAGTACCGAAGGTGGTCGTGCTGTCGCAACAACAGCAGCCAAGAATCTTAAAAAAATCGTTTTGGAGCTTGGTGGCAGTGATGCCTATATCGTATTGGAAGATGCGGATATCTATAAAGCAGCGAAGGCCTGCGCGAAAACGCGTTTGCAAAATTGTGGGCAAAGCTGTGTGGCCGGTAAACGCTTTATCGTCGTTGAAAAAGTTCTGCAGGAATTTTTGTCAGCGATGGAGCACGAGATGAAAATCCTGCCCCTGGCCCCGTTAGCAAGTAAGCGCTTTCAAGACACCATCATCACTCAAGTGGAAAAATTAAAAAGCTGGGGTGGTAAAGTGGTCTTCGGAGGAACAGCTCCGCAAGGGCCTGGCGCTTTTTATCCGGCGTCCATGGTGCTTTTTGAAAAAAATAATTCCCAAGTTCATCATGAGGAAGTATTTGGTCCAGTGGCTTTGGTTTTTGTCGCTAAAGATGCGGACGAGGCGATGGCGATTGCGAACTCTTCTCCCTATGGATTGGGCGGGGGGATCTTCACGCGCGACCTGCAAAAAGGGAAAGAGCTCGTTGAAAAAGAGATGGAAGCGGGCTTTGTTGTTGTAAATGATTTTGTAAAATCGGATCCACGCATTCCTTTTGGTGGAGTTAAAGATTCTGGTTATGGCCGCGAGCTGGGTCATTTCGGAATCATGGAATTTGTGAATATCAAGACGGTCGGTGTGGGAGCAGTTGAGTGA
- the glpX gene encoding class II fructose-bisphosphatase → MDRNLALEFVRVTEAAALESARWMGRGDEKAADAAAVDAMRKAFDVLRMDGTVVIGEGERDEAPMLYIGEKVGTKTDDAPALDIALDPLEGTTICATGGPGSISVIAVAEKGKFLHAPDTYMDKIACGPGAKGKIDIDKSPTENVQAVAKALGKEVSDMTVVILNRPRHKELIDEVRKTGARIQLIGDGDVSAAVSAAWPDSGIDLLIGIGGAPEGVISAAAMQCLGGDFQGRLKWRNEEEKSRASKMGLKDLDKKFTCDELASGSVMFVATGITDGSLLKGVRFLPDGKAKSHSIVMRSQTGTIRTIESFHDFTWKKNKKN, encoded by the coding sequence ATGGACAGAAACCTGGCTTTAGAATTTGTACGTGTCACCGAAGCAGCAGCACTGGAGTCCGCTCGTTGGATGGGAAGAGGCGATGAAAAAGCCGCTGATGCCGCAGCCGTGGACGCCATGAGAAAAGCTTTCGACGTGCTTCGTATGGACGGCACCGTCGTCATTGGTGAAGGGGAGCGTGATGAAGCTCCGATGCTTTACATCGGTGAAAAGGTTGGAACTAAAACTGACGATGCTCCGGCATTGGATATCGCTTTGGATCCACTGGAAGGCACTACAATCTGCGCTACAGGTGGACCTGGTTCCATCTCTGTTATCGCGGTCGCTGAAAAAGGAAAATTCCTTCATGCGCCGGATACCTACATGGATAAAATCGCCTGCGGTCCTGGGGCTAAAGGTAAAATCGATATCGATAAATCTCCGACTGAAAACGTACAGGCTGTTGCAAAAGCCTTGGGTAAAGAAGTCAGCGACATGACGGTTGTGATCTTGAATCGTCCTCGTCACAAAGAATTGATTGATGAAGTTCGAAAAACGGGCGCTCGCATCCAGTTGATCGGCGACGGCGACGTTTCTGCTGCGGTTTCTGCAGCTTGGCCGGATTCGGGTATCGATTTGCTGATCGGTATCGGTGGCGCCCCAGAAGGTGTTATCTCGGCGGCAGCTATGCAATGCTTGGGTGGTGACTTCCAAGGTCGCTTGAAGTGGAGAAACGAAGAAGAAAAATCTCGTGCCTCTAAAATGGGTCTAAAAGACCTGGACAAAAAATTCACTTGTGACGAACTTGCAAGTGGTTCTGTGATGTTCGTGGCAACAGGGATCACAGATGGCTCCTTGCTTAAGGGGGTTCGCTTCCTTCCGGACGGAAAAGCAAAAAGCCATTCGATTGTGATGCGTTCTCAAACGGGCACAATTCGTACAATTGAATCGTTCCATGATTTTACTTGGAAGAAAAACAAGAAGAACTAA
- a CDS encoding response regulator produces the protein MKHKILIVDDEKDLRDLISYFLTRANYEVALAEDGCVGFEKVKSWNPDLVISDIRMPVCDGFELLKRISDVPNDETRVMFISGYVGGDEDELKKNPHCVGFIPKPVNRAELLEMVKQALPA, from the coding sequence ATGAAACACAAGATTCTTATCGTAGATGACGAAAAAGACTTACGTGACTTGATCTCCTACTTTCTGACTCGTGCCAACTACGAAGTTGCACTCGCCGAAGATGGCTGTGTGGGCTTTGAAAAGGTCAAATCCTGGAATCCCGATCTGGTTATCAGCGATATCCGTATGCCTGTTTGCGATGGCTTTGAGCTTCTAAAACGGATTAGCGACGTACCTAACGATGAAACCCGTGTGATGTTTATATCAGGCTATGTGGGCGGCGACGAAGACGAACTCAAAAAAAATCCGCACTGTGTGGGCTTCATTCCAAAACCGGTGAACAGAGCCGAGCTTTTAGAAATGGTCAAACAAGCTCTGCCCGCCTAA
- the pgsA gene encoding CDP-diacylglycerol--glycerol-3-phosphate 3-phosphatidyltransferase — protein sequence MQVTEWQKKLPMRITMSRIFMVPLVVGAMYPNKLEWNIVAALIFMLASITDYFDGFYARKYGAVSNFGKFMDPIADKILVTSILAMLLALGKIDAWMVIIILARDNFIGGIRSVAAADQIIIDAKPAGKWKTAMQMVAIPIVIIGNIDQYVPYLDKVGYGVLWVSVILSITSGIEYYVGYLKSKKSS from the coding sequence ATGCAAGTCACTGAGTGGCAAAAAAAGCTTCCCATGAGAATTACCATGAGCCGCATCTTTATGGTGCCGCTTGTTGTTGGGGCTATGTATCCCAACAAACTTGAATGGAATATCGTCGCGGCGCTCATCTTTATGCTCGCTTCCATCACGGACTATTTTGACGGTTTCTATGCTCGTAAATACGGCGCCGTCAGTAATTTCGGTAAATTCATGGACCCCATCGCCGATAAAATCCTGGTCACCAGTATCCTGGCGATGCTTTTGGCTTTGGGGAAAATCGACGCCTGGATGGTGATCATTATCTTGGCCCGGGACAACTTTATCGGGGGCATCCGCTCGGTTGCTGCGGCAGATCAAATAATCATAGACGCCAAACCAGCGGGAAAATGGAAGACGGCCATGCAAATGGTGGCCATTCCCATTGTAATTATTGGAAACATTGACCAATACGTGCCCTATTTGGACAAAGTTGGCTACGGGGTCTTGTGGGTAAGCGTCATTTTGAGTATAACTAGCGGTATCGAATACTATGTTGGTTACTTAAAGAGCAAAAAAAGCTCCTAG
- a CDS encoding thioesterase family protein: MFIHRHKVQFYETDLMGIVHHSNYLRFYEEARVAWAIDKGLIDYQKPESASYFAVYETQVKHLKPTFFGDDLEIEVQARVELSRLIFQYRMRGRGGTTCSVAQTVHVALDKDLKLMRLPAGIKAAVEKESWTETWL; this comes from the coding sequence ATGTTTATTCATCGTCATAAAGTGCAGTTTTACGAAACAGACCTCATGGGAATTGTCCATCACAGCAATTACCTGCGTTTTTATGAAGAAGCGCGGGTTGCATGGGCGATCGACAAGGGCTTGATCGACTATCAAAAACCGGAATCTGCCAGTTACTTTGCGGTCTATGAAACCCAAGTGAAGCATCTGAAGCCGACTTTTTTTGGCGATGATCTGGAAATCGAGGTTCAAGCTCGTGTGGAGCTAAGTCGTCTGATTTTCCAGTACCGCATGCGTGGGCGTGGGGGTACGACGTGTTCCGTTGCGCAAACAGTGCATGTGGCCTTGGATAAAGATTTGAAATTGATGAGATTACCGGCCGGGATTAAGGCCGCAGTGGAGAAAGAATCATGGACAGAAACCTGGCTTTAG
- the tilS gene encoding tRNA lysidine(34) synthetase TilS, producing MKKLTGSARLKQDLDHQVWKLIKKFDLQDKKILVALSGGADSVATLAVLAKVMKHENLGACYFHHGDDKNQEYRKEAQLFCEKLCRKLNVEFFVLKSRSLAKSEAQYREQRYEALARLQKEEGFEVLATGHHADDLLETRLMRIVRGTGAQGLVAMSYYSGGVFRPFLETPKAELRKYLRSEKLRAFEDPSNALLDPFRNWVREDWLKSLEKRQKGAVNSLARSLETLAQELHSLENKPGTDLLSQNEAYKPQDVKGLSRAFYLTLSPFEQRRLLAQYLFSLGKRDFSQSQLEEIQKRLDKPQKVISFKVSGCDWEINAQQIKVES from the coding sequence GTGAAGAAATTGACGGGGAGTGCGCGCCTCAAGCAGGATTTGGATCATCAGGTTTGGAAATTAATTAAAAAGTTTGATCTGCAGGACAAGAAAATTCTGGTGGCTCTGTCGGGTGGGGCCGATTCCGTTGCAACTCTTGCGGTGCTAGCGAAAGTTATGAAGCACGAAAATTTGGGAGCTTGCTACTTTCATCACGGTGACGATAAAAATCAGGAATATCGCAAGGAAGCGCAACTTTTTTGTGAAAAGCTTTGCCGGAAGCTGAATGTGGAGTTTTTTGTTTTAAAATCCCGCTCCCTGGCAAAGTCCGAAGCTCAATACCGGGAGCAGCGCTATGAGGCATTGGCTCGTTTACAGAAAGAGGAAGGCTTTGAAGTTCTGGCGACAGGGCATCATGCCGATGACCTTTTGGAAACGCGTCTGATGCGTATTGTGCGCGGCACGGGGGCCCAGGGATTAGTTGCCATGTCTTACTACAGTGGCGGAGTGTTCCGGCCGTTTTTAGAAACCCCCAAAGCAGAGCTTCGTAAATATTTGCGCTCAGAAAAGCTTCGCGCATTCGAAGATCCCTCGAATGCGCTCCTGGACCCGTTTAGAAACTGGGTTCGTGAAGACTGGCTAAAGTCCTTGGAAAAGCGCCAGAAAGGGGCTGTGAACAGCCTGGCTCGTTCGCTCGAAACGTTGGCTCAGGAGCTTCATTCTTTGGAGAACAAGCCCGGGACTGATTTGCTGAGTCAAAATGAGGCTTATAAACCACAGGACGTCAAAGGACTCTCCCGAGCTTTCTATCTGACATTATCTCCTTTTGAACAGCGTCGCTTGCTTGCACAGTATCTGTTTTCTCTCGGAAAACGAGATTTTTCACAATCTCAGCTCGAAGAAATTCAAAAGCGCCTAGACAAACCGCAAAAAGTGATCAGCTTTAAGGTCAGTGGTTGTGATTGGGAAATTAACGCGCAGCAAATTAAGGTCGAGTCTTGA